The Candidatus Finniella inopinata genome contains a region encoding:
- a CDS encoding transcriptional regulator, whose translation MARQNLNIEKLQNAIELVGGISALSSKSKISYQSIIDWRSGRKAPSVESCIKIEQATDGKISRKDLLPDFPWGDTK comes from the coding sequence ATGGCACGACAAAACCTCAATATAGAAAAACTTCAAAACGCTATAGAATTAGTGGGAGGGATCAGTGCTTTGTCTTCAAAAAGCAAAATTTCTTATCAATCTATTATTGATTGGAGGAGCGGTAGAAAAGCTCCAAGCGTAGAAAGTTGTATAAAAATCGAACAAGCAACAGACGGAAAAATAAGTAGAAAAGATCTTTTGCCAGACTTTCCTTGGGGAGACACAAAATAA
- a CDS encoding pentapeptide repeat-containing protein: MPTNLKPNLPDLLSKHQEWLRLVHCSQSPLTEDQRNLRGDISGLRLKHEIFSNCDLSYMNLENTHFEGCTFINSTLKGVWALDVYFDECEFVQTNLSHAYGKRAEFSGSTLTHSDLSHSVWVDADFGQANLSDVLAIGAFFQGATFEETVIKDADFRFSHLNQGGSLMRNIIATGA, encoded by the coding sequence ATGCCAACCAATTTAAAACCTAACCTTCCAGATCTTTTATCCAAACACCAGGAGTGGCTCAGACTGGTTCATTGCAGCCAGTCACCGTTAACAGAAGATCAAAGAAACCTTCGCGGTGATATCAGCGGGCTGAGATTGAAACATGAAATATTTTCCAACTGTGACCTTTCGTACATGAATTTGGAAAACACGCATTTTGAGGGGTGCACCTTCATCAATTCAACCTTGAAGGGTGTGTGGGCGCTGGATGTCTATTTTGATGAATGTGAGTTTGTCCAGACAAACCTTTCCCATGCTTATGGCAAACGAGCGGAGTTTAGTGGTTCTACCTTAACCCATTCTGACCTGAGTCATTCTGTTTGGGTGGACGCGGATTTTGGTCAGGCAAACCTTTCTGATGTTCTGGCCATTGGTGCTTTTTTTCAGGGGGCCACCTTTGAAGAAACGGTCATTAAGGATGCTGATTTTAGGTTTTCCCACCTTAATCAGGGGGGCAGCCTCATGAGAAACATTATAGCAACAGGAGCTTAA